In Citrus sinensis cultivar Valencia sweet orange chromosome 3, DVS_A1.0, whole genome shotgun sequence, the sequence CTTGTGACAACGGCCGTGGTTTTTCTCCGGATTTGgagttttccacgtaaatcttgtgttgtgtgattggtgtattctccatttaattttttctgttaatttgttgcttgataaattgcTTGGAGTGATCTTGGGAGGAAGTTCAAATttctaacagtggtatcagagccattgATTGAAGTTTTGGTGTCggggtactattcacgtatacggtactgttcacgtgaAGCAGTGGGAGCCAATCCAAATAATTTGTGGTGAAGAGAATAGGAAGCAAATATGTCAGCAGCTTGTGTTTTTCAAACTTGGTTGAAGTTTGAtgttgttgaaaaattaatgggaGAATGATTTTATTGGCTTGTGGAGAATTCAAGTCAAAGGTGTATCCAATCTGGTATGCACAAAGATTCGAAGGTGTGGACAATTTTGGCACCTCAAGAAAATTGTCAAGAAGGTGGAGTGGGCTCGGCAAATTACTCCAAAATCAGTAAAGGAGACACTGATATTCTCGCAGATGGTGAGTTTCCTTTTGATAGGAGACTGGGTTAGTTCTTTTGGCATGTAGATCTCCAAGTTGCCATGAAAGAGAACATGTTATGATCAGCGGGGTCCACAAGTTTGCACGCGGGCATTGGCTTGGTATAAATGCAAGGTGTGTGGTGGAAAAGTTATGTCGTGGCTGAAGAATTCTTAGGGAAACCAAGCATGAGAATTGCAACATAATTTTCAGCGGATATGTTCGACATGTgccgggaaaaaaaaatcttagaatagtttattctaagtgGTATACTCTTTATGGTGGAGTATGATACTTCTCTATGTTGAGAATTATGACTGTTGGTGAAGACGGTGCTTTATATCAATagttatgtatttttttttttaatcaaggtggagattgttgaaaattgattaaaaaaaaaaggaaaaaagaaaggtaGCTTCAAATTTGGTGGCTTAACCACCAAATTTGTTGATCAAATTTGATGGCTAAGCCACCAATTTTGATCAAGATTGGTGGGCTTGATTTTAGGCAAAATCTTGCCTATAAAAGGAAGCTCTCATTCGAGAACTTTGTATCCAAATTCCAAGAGAAGCAATCCAATTGAGAGCATTCAATTGGTGAATGCAAGTGAAGCATTGAGAGCTTCCAACATGGGAGAGAAATATTCTTAAGCATGTAGTTATATTGAAGGAGCATTTGGCTCCTCAATATGGGTATTACGAGTTTGCTTTGTTAAGGGGTATTTCTCAGGATTATGTATTTGGGACTTGGGTGAGAGAAACTTATTTCTGAGAGTgtgattgtaataatttttcacatagtgaatatttttctctagTTGTCTTGTGACAACGGCCGTGGTTTTTCTCCGGATTTGgagttttccacgtaaatcttgtgttgtgtgattggtgtattctccatttaattttttctgttaatttgttgcttgataaattgcttggagtgatcttgggaggaagctcaatttcctaacagttttgttttgttaactttgaaaatagttaaatattcaatcttaagatttatttttaatactaatgtTAGACACTTACCTAGTATCTTgagtttttgaattaaatgatTTACTAATTGACGATATTAGTGCTAAAGTTTCGTATTTGAACTCTCCACAACAAGTTCATTTGTATCGATTAAATTATGTTTCAATTATTTCTCATTGGCATGCATCGAACTCTCTCATGCTTGCTTTGTGTTAAtttacgttttttttttctaattcttaatcatttttcaagtccagtccttttatatatattttcaaaattttgtccGATCGCTCACCGCATCTATGTACGGCATCTTTTGCAGGAAAAACAGAGTAATAAAACAAAGCAGACAAAACAGAGTAATAAAACATCTGTCCAACTGTTTGACCCAAGCCAGGCATTTTCTGGTAATTTAACAGGGAAATAAGTAACAAGAACagatacaataaataaatacaaagaaagtaaatgaaatgcgaaaaataaattatgtgccCTTCATTCGAGTTGTCTAAATCTTTTAGGTTGTGGTTCCTCATCATCATTACAGCAGCCACTTCCACTAGCTTCAGCCGCCCCAACATATTCTTCAAGACTTCGCTCTAGAAAGCTTCGCTCAGACGACGTCGTTGATCCTGCATCATCCCGGCAGCAACTTCCACTGGCTTCTGCCCTGTCTAAGTCATCATTAAGGCTACGCGTAAAGGATGTTGATCCAGAACAATCGTGACCGAATTCGTTCAATCTCCAAACCGGACCAATTGTTTGGTTGAACTTATCCCCTTCATGCACATAGATTGGTTGCAAACCACACCTCTTCAACTCCAATCCCGACAGCGAAGAAAATTCCACTTTACTAATATTTTCACACTTCATGTAGCGTAGGAAAAGATGGTCTGACATAGCCTGACCGAAGTGGGTTCTAAAAAAATCGATACACACACCCAAGATGTCAGGCTGACTCTGCATGGACAGCTGATGATAATAAGGAGGTGAATATTTAGGGGCATGAAAAACACAGCACATCGCATATCCCACAAGCTTACTATTCTTATACGTCTTTGGAGGCGTGCTTATTGTTATTGAAGAACCCTCATTATTCTGATACTCGAACCACTCTGGGATTTCACTTCCAGGAACAACAATGCTAAAACCTCTCCAAAGGGCCTGAAACCcaccaaaaaatatatacatatatatatatatatatatatattagaaagCCATACCAATGCATAATTTTTAGGCATGATTTTAGCAACAGGTGAGAGACAGTGTAAGAAACTGACCGAACTCTGTTTAATGTACTTGTCCGACAGTGACATATTCTGCAACCccatggaaaaaaaaaagtgagtaaataaataaaataaaaagacataACATGTATTGCATCAGTTTTGGGCATAATGTTAGCACAGGTGAGAGTGACAGACTGACCTCAgaatttttaatgtactcTTTCAGCAGTGAAAGCGCCAAATCATAGTTGCCAGCCAATTTCAAGCAATCCACACAACGAAGGCCTATGTACGGGATTTGATGCTTgtttaagtttaaatttaatacatcTGATAATGTCTCCAACGAAACACAACCGTCTAACGAAATCGAATGTATACTGGCTGGAAGTCGAGGCAGATTTTGAAGCATTTTGCATTCCTCTAATTTAATCCATTGAAGATTAGAAAGACGGTAGATGCTTGCCGGCAGCGTAACAAAACTGTTTCCACTCAGATATAACACTTCTAATGAGCATAAGTCGCCAATACTACTTGGGATTGCTCCTTCCCCTAGATCACAGTCACTGATATCCAATTTCGTTAAACTACACAAACCTGACAGAGAAGACGGCAAACTCAAAGCCACCGGATCTGAACTCCATCCCATCAAATTGATAGGGAAGCGCAGAAACCATGATGCAGATGATGGTGATCCTTTGCACCCACGACAAGATAGTTCTCTAAGATTCTTCATAAGAAAAATTGACGATTGAGGTTGCCTTATAGCTGTACCACTTATATCAAGTTTTTCCAAACTTTCTACTTGCCCGAGCGTCTCAGGCACATTTTCAAGTTTGAAGCAGCCTGAGAGATTCAGAGTTTTGAGGGATTTCAAACCATTTATACTGCTAGGAAGTCTCACGAGACTTCTGCAgtcattcaaattcaaccaTTGAAGTTTGGTCAAAAGCTCTATAGATGACGGCACTTCTGTGATAGAAGTTCCATCTAAAAAGAGCTCTGACAGATCTACCACACTTATCACAGTCTCTGGAAATTTCACTATTTTCGAGCAACCAGATAGCACGAGCGTTTGTAGACATTCTAAACTGCCTATTGTAATTGGAAGACTCGCGAGATTTTTgcaatctttcaaattcaacgAAACAAGGCCAGACATAAGTTCAATTGACACTGGCAGTTCTTTGATATCAGTTCCATCTAAACGAAGTTCCTGCAGACACTCCATACCTCCTACAATGTCCGGAAATTCCTTCAATTTTGAGCAACCAGATAGAACAAGCGTTTTAAGAGATTCCATAAAAATCTCACCCGGAAGAGTTGTAAGACTTGTACAacctttcaaattcaacaagaTCAGCTTATTGTGACGTAGCAAAGACTGGTGAATTTCACGCAACCTTTTACATCCTTCAAGATCCAACACCTCTAAGTTTGGGACCTTTGTGAAGTCTGGTGTCTTAATCAGATTCTCCGAATGGCTGAGTTTCAAGACTCTCAACATGTTTAAAGGctgttgaaaacaaaaaaggagctaaaatgatatttcttaattcatatactactataataataaaattgttatcaACAATTATTCactgaaaaatataaattcgtgacagaaaaaaaaaattgatcttaCTTTGAATCCTTTCCATAATTCTTCAATGCGGCTGTAacacattttaaattcaacaattttatcCAATTGCAGATTTGATGGCAAAGATCTCAAAGGATACCGATGCCAATCAAGTAATCGCAACCTGTTAGAGAGGTATTCTAGACCTTCAGGAAGTTGCACATTACTGATTTTGAGCAGTCTTAGGTTGGTCATCTGCGAAAATGCTTTAGCACTTGCACTTAAGTAAACCTCATCTTCAGGAAAGTAGGCATTAACTATTATTCCTTCGACTACTTCACCTCCCTAAAAATTATAAGCAAACAATTAGTAGTTAAAACAATAATGTAAAGATGTTGAAAATTCGTCAGAGATATAATTGGGAAAAATAAAGTAGCAAGCATCAAcaagtttttcatttaataattcacTTACTGTGTTTTCTATCAACACCTGGCGtgcttcttctttcttccatAATCTGCTACGTTTCCCAGGTTCTTCAGGGGATTGTCTCGTAACAATCAGTTGTCCCAATTCCTGTAACAAATCATGCATATGCAGTATGTTGCGACCATCAACAGTTAATAGAGACTTTTCAATAAGAACTTCTATTCCAATGACTGGGGAAAAACCACATCCCTCTAGAATTTTTGTTACATAATCTCTATTCTCCCATTTAAAGAAACAAGCAACATcgagaaatattttcttctctgaATCTTGTAGTCCTTCAAAACTTATTTGAAGTATACtcataatcttatttgaaggATCTTTTTTTAGTCTTTCTAGGGCACTTCTCCATAGATCTGCAGATCTACCAATTAGAAAGGATCCCAAAACTTTTAGAGCTAATGGAAGACCACCAGCATACTCCAGAACATGTTTAGACAGCTCCACATATTCTCCCATAGGCTGATGGCTTTTAAAAGCTTTCATACTAAAGAGTTGAAGAGCTTCATCGTTATTTAGTACATCAAGGTCAAGAATATGCTCTTCATCCACTTCATGTGCCACCAACAATTGTCTATCTCTCGTTGTTATTAGAATCTTGCTGCCTGGACCGAACCAATCACGCCTTCCAACTAACTTTTGTAATTGTTCAACATCAGCCACATCATCAATTATGAGAAGAACTTTTTTCCGTTGCAGCCTACTTCCAATTATGTTAATACCATCGTAGACATTCTGTATGCTATAATCTGAAAGCTTCAGTAAATCAGAAAGGAGCTGCTTTTGTAAAGAGATTTCACTGccttctttttcaaatttttctctAACATCGGCAAGAAAACTACTCCCATCAAACTCATGAGACATCAAGTCATAAACAACTCTTGCAAGAGTTGTCTTTCCTAGGCCTCCCATACCCCATATCCCGATCATACGAACATCATTAGACCCCGTACCCATAAGAAACCTCAGTTTCTCCAAGCGTGATTCCATTCCTACTAGCTCCTTAAGAATCTCTAGTTCTGAACGAATTTTACTAGATATGACATTGACAATTTCCTCAATAAATTCTGACTCATTGCTGCAGAttgaaaagaacaagaaaagattGGTGTTGCTAAATTAAAGTAAGTATGAACGTAGTAACAAAGCAATTCcatattatgaataaaatccCAACTATGCAATATTCATTTCATCAAATTGAAGTcatatgattaaataatatgttattattaCATTAGTCAACAACAATTGGATGAGAAATTCAAGCCCAACccaataaaaaattggattggattggattgggtTGCATTGTGATtaagaatttcaaaatttatatattatttctttctacAACAGGATGAATTAGTTTGGAAGACAATTTAAATCCATTAGATTAGCTAAATATGTAATGATATTGATATCATTCGTATAATCCATTAGATTATACTTCATAGAAGAAAGctacattaaaataaataccaaATGACAAAACAGAGCAGTTTGCAAGCAAGGACGCGGATAAATTAAtctagtaaataaattgactaaaattataatcacaAGCTTAAATCATTATATTGAGATGCCTAAGCTTGGGCaataatataagaataaagttttatttacctttttttttgtttgcaaaaTTGATAGCACAAAGCATCACAGCATAAAAACATTTACTCatcaaaagttcaaaatacaataattcaACGTATCAATGTCCATATCTCTTTGTTTGCagatattaattcatttataaattttagattattctCCTCATGATTGGAATATCTTCAAATCACTCCCTTTTGAACACCTCAATTACCCtatttttgttcaaaagaGACGGAAAAATGGGGTGAAttgatgaaacatttttttattcttaacaaaaatgggaggtaaattgagattttcaaaattaaaggtATGATTTAAAGATATTCAATTCATGGGAGGAACCCTCTTACTACAcatcatatgatatatatatgtattaaataGAAGttgtttaattgaaaatagtgttgaatgaatattaaaatctgTTTTGTAGTTACTAATCttgcaaaacaaacaaaattaatagttGAGAAAAAGAATGATTACCTATCCTTCAATTCCCAACCTGATATATTGGCCACCACCTTTAAAGCGTGTCTCCACTTTTGCACTTTTTCTATATTATCCCTGAAAAATTCTTCATGTTTAGCAAAAGCTTCTCCGAAACTTGCTGTTTGTTTTCTTACAATAGTTGGTTCCACTTcataaaaaattggaaaaatttgATCCTCTCTATTTTTGCATTCAACAATCTTAAGAAGTTCATCCAAGCACCAAGTGGAAGAAGCGTAATTTTTTGAGagaacaataattgaaattctcGATTCTTCAATTGCTTTAAGGAGATTTGGTGAAATGGATCCTCCTTTCTCAAGTTGTTTGTCATCCCTGAATACATAAATTCCTTTATTGTTCAAAGCAGTATAGAGATGACCTATGAACCTTTTACGGGTGTCTTCTCCTCTAAAGCTTAAGAAGGCATCGTATTCCCCATGAGAGACATTTTGGAAGCTCGTGGAAGccattatattaatttgttcctaaaaatttagaataaatcaagtgaaatccaGTGAGCGTAAAATAccatgcaaacaataagattCATTCAAGATTATGGGCggcacaaaaatgaaaataatataatataatacaattacTATGATCATTTCTTTTagcataaaattattgaacaaCAAATTAATGATCTTCTTCTTAACTAAACAAACTAATTAATAGCCTCTCATTTACttccaaaatataattaaaaagtttttcagATTCTGATTGGAGAGTGTGTTTGCCGACCTTTACTCAAGCAAATCTTAATTAGAGCCTCAAAGAGAAGCAAATTAAAGAGTTGAgacaatacaaattaaattaccattcaaagctttctttcaattttatatattttcctGTTCTAAACATCTaggatttgaaaattaattctgaggataaaagagaaatgtataaaataaaacttacgGCTTTGAGTGTGTTGAACGAAGCCACCAAATTGATCTGATCAACTCCAATGAAGTGTTTTGATTCAAAGGAAAGAATTTAATCTCAGGCAAATATGTTTcttttggagaaaaaaaaaagcaatttcCAGCTCCCCAGATTTATTTGTATGCATTCAGAAATCAAGTCTTGGTCATCTCAGAAAGTGGGGGGAAACAACGCAAAAAAGGGCGAAAGGAATCCAAAGGTTATACTTTTTGACTACTTCATGTGATTACATTTAAACGGGGTGTGTTTCGCATGCCGCGTTAAAAGATTGTATTTGAGAGTATTAATTGCACAGGTTACCTGTTGAATTTCAATGAAGTATTACTTCAAAGAAGCTAAGTTAATCAGTGAAACATATTTGtcaatattacaattaaatatgaattatgtagataaaacataaaatatataaatttaatacaaaacttataaatcaacattaaatacaaaataaaacatggattatataattagaatataaaacttctaaatagaaggtaaaataagtaaattaatataatgataataatgactgccttatatatttaactaattttgtttttaaattgaataatgataGTTTTGGGCTAATGTAATACATGTGAtgatatatgtaaaattttattaagaataaaattatttttatgcttttttaaagttatttgtAAGATAAGATAATTTTGCATCCCTCTGAACCTCTTAGGCAGTAACCCCAAATGATCTTTAAGTTTGAAACTATATAAAGTATGcataaaactgaaaattagatctaattttgttgatatattatatatgtctagtaatatatatattttttgttttggcttGATCTACATTGAAATTTGCATGCTAGGaatttctcttcaaatttgcTTCTCCAAAAGTTGAATGCATGCATGGCAACAACCTGTCAAATATTTGTACCACCAACCTCCAATTTATCAAGAAAAAATCGTGTGGAAAATAAGCTTTGTGGGCtgacttttcaacaaaaaaataagatttttatttaatttggaaaattaaagCGATTACACGGTTTCCATCTCCTCAGTTGCGTTGCATATTCCAAAAGCAAGTCTTAGTCAAAAGGTGTTACCCTTAAGTCGTTACACATATCATAGACCTGTTAGTGGAGCAATTAGTTTGGATTCGCAATAAGCACTCGTCTCCTTTCTTACTTACACTTTTCCAAAttcagagagagagagaatttttctgtacaattattttgttaataatttaaaattacataatgcTCCTTTTGCCTATACAAGCTCTACTAAACAGAGCAACATAAATTATTCGGgttaaaaaatgaacaagaacCTATAATCCAGAGGAGAAGACGTTGTCGGTTACAGGAAATGGAGACCGTGCCTCTCACTatcattgaaaataaatagcCTACAAAACTGCCGTTGGAGGACCATCAAACTTCCTGGAAGCTTCAAGGAAACTGAGCGAAGCTAATCTGGCTTTTCAATTGATTACGCGTCCACGCCACTCTGCTCATTACCCATGTTGAAACCATTGGATTCCATTAAAATGGAGTGGAATCCAACGgttgatattaataattaattaaaaatagttataaCTACCGGCAACCTATAGTAATGGTAAACCTTTATTAGTTGAATTTCAGCTGAGCACTTTAAAAGATGTTGGATCATTTTGGTaatattgtagtttttaaaataactattgttgattatattataaaaataattaactataaagataatcaattaaacgtttgatacaaatttcaaaagttttgtgagttttaaaaacagTCGTacatatttggtaaattttaatattaaactataataagattgtaaatgacaaaaatgtaAATGATAAAGTTGgatataattttgaataaaatttatttacatatttataaatatgtatataaaatatttttattgtgtatatataatagttGATAACtaaagtaaatattttatattattaattttattttttattttgttatctcaatataattgatgataattatagtaatctctttaaaattaaggattttatttcctaGTTAATAAAGATGATTCAATATAAACAccatcaataaatttaaaaatcaatttatggtAATGAAAATAGAAATGCAAAATAATGAACATCCACAACACGAAGATTATTTTACGAGAAAACATTTGATCCTCATGGTTTAAGATAAAAATCTCGATAGGTTATTATGTCTACTTGTAGACAAAGCAATTTACTATGAAAATAATGGGTTTACAATGGATCAAGATCACTTACAAAGCTTCGCAACCATAAACATAATCTAAACTCTATTGTCAACCCTCATAGACTAAAACACATTATCTAAAATACATCTAAACATTTTCCAAGTGGATTTAGGTGGGCAGCCATACCAAGACTTAGGTTTTGGGTTTGAGCCTTGTGTAGTGTAGTCTCATAGACTTTAATTTGGTGCTCTAAGAAATCTCGTATTCACCAGTGCATTTTATTCATTGCAAAGATGCCGTATTTTCTATTGCTAATGCTATTGGTAAGCCTCTGTGGGTAGACCATGCTACTGCTGCTGTTAATCGACCCTCAGTCGCTAGAGTTCTAATTGAACAGGATGTTTCACGGTCGTTGTTGCCCAAACTTTGAACTAGTGAAGGTGATGGCGGTTTCTGGCAAAATTACACATTGCTCCTTTTGTCCGTCACAGGAAATGGAGACCGTGCCCA encodes:
- the LOC112496823 gene encoding disease resistance protein Roq1-like isoform X1; translation: MASTSFQNVSHGEYDAFLSFRGEDTRKRFIGHLYTALNNKGIYVFRDDKQLEKGGSISPNLLKAIEESRISIIVLSKNYASSTWCLDELLKIVECKNREDQIFPIFYEVEPTIVRKQTASFGEAFAKHEEFFRDNIEKVQKWRHALKVVANISGWELKDSNESEFIEEIVNVISSKIRSELEILKELVGMESRLEKLRFLMGTGSNDVRMIGIWGMGGLGKTTLARVVYDLMSHEFDGSSFLADVREKFEKEGSEISLQKQLLSDLLKLSDYSIQNVYDGINIIGSRLQRKKVLLIIDDVADVEQLQKLVGRRDWFGPGSKILITTRDRQLLVAHEVDEEHILDLDVLNNDEALQLFSMKAFKSHQPMGEYVELSKHVLEYAGGLPLALKVLGSFLIGRSADLWRSALERLKKDPSNKIMSILQISFEGLQDSEKKIFLDVACFFKWENRDYVTKILEGCGFSPVIGIEVLIEKSLLTVDGRNILHMHDLLQELGQLIVTRQSPEEPGKRSRLWKKEEARQVLIENTGGEVVEGIIVNAYFPEDEVYLSASAKAFSQMTNLRLLKISNVQLPEGLEYLSNRLRLLDWHRYPLRSLPSNLQLDKIVEFKMCYSRIEELWKGFKPLNMLRVLKLSHSENLIKTPDFTKVPNLEVLDLEGCKRLREIHQSLLRHNKLILLNLKGCTSLTTLPGEIFMESLKTLVLSGCSKLKEFPDIVGGMECLQELRLDGTDIKELPVSIELMSGLVSLNLKDCKNLASLPITIGSLECLQTLVLSGCSKIVKFPETVISVVDLSELFLDGTSITEVPSSIELLTKLQWLNLNDCRSLVRLPSSINGLKSLKTLNLSGCFKLENVPETLGQVESLEKLDISGTAIRQPQSSIFLMKNLRELSCRGCKGSPSSASWFLRFPINLMGWSSDPVALSLPSSLSGLCSLTKLDISDCDLGEGAIPSSIGDLCSLEVLYLSGNSFVTLPASIYRLSNLQWIKLEECKMLQNLPRLPASIHSISLDGCVSLETLSDVLNLNLNKHQIPYIGLRCVDCLKLAGNYDLALSLLKEYIKNSENMSLSDKYIKQSSALWRGFSIVVPGSEIPEWFEYQNNEGSSITISTPPKTYKNSKLVGYAMCCVFHAPKYSPPYYHQLSMQSQPDILGVCIDFFRTHFGQAMSDHLFLRYMKCENISKVEFSSLSGLELKRCGLHPIYVHEGDKFNQTIGPVWRLNEFGHDCSGSTSFTRSLNDDLDRAEGSGSCCRDDAGSTTSSERSFLKRSLEEYVGAAEASGSGCCNDDEEPQPKRFRQLE
- the LOC112496823 gene encoding disease resistance protein Roq1-like isoform X2 encodes the protein MASTSFQNVSHGEYDAFLSFRGEDTRKRFIGHLYTALNNKGIYVFRDDKQLEKGGSISPNLLKAIEESRISIIVLSKNYASSTWCLDELLKIVECKNREDQIFPIFYEVEPTIVRKQTASFGEAFAKHEEFFRDNIEKVQKWRHALKVVANISGWELKDSNESEFIEEIVNVISSKIRSELEILKELVGMESRLEKLRFLMGTGSNDVRMIGIWGMGGLGKTTLARVVYDLMSHEFDGSSFLADVREKFEKEGSEISLQKQLLSDLLKLSDYSIQNVYDGINIIGSRLQRKKVLLIIDDVADVEQLQKLVGRRDWFGPGSKILITTRDRQLLVAHEVDEEHILDLDVLNNDEALQLFSMKAFKSHQPMGEYVELSKHVLEYAGGLPLALKVLGSFLIGRSADLWRSALERLKKDPSNKIMSILQISFEGLQDSEKKIFLDVACFFKWENRDYVTKILEGCGFSPVIGIEVLIEKSLLTVDGRNILHMHDLLQELGQLIVTRQSPEEPGKRSRLWKKEEARQVLIENTGGEVVEGIIVNAYFPEDEVYLSASAKAFSQMTNLRLLKISNVQLPEGLEYLSNRLRLLDWHRYPLRSLPSNLQLDKIVEFKMCYSRIEELWKGFKPLNMLRVLKLSHSENLIKTPDFTKVPNLEVLDLEGCKRLREIHQSLLRHNKLILLNLKGCTSLTTLPGGMECLQELRLDGTDIKELPVSIELMSGLVSLNLKDCKNLASLPITIGSLECLQTLVLSGCSKIVKFPETVISVVDLSELFLDGTSITEVPSSIELLTKLQWLNLNDCRSLVRLPSSINGLKSLKTLNLSGCFKLENVPETLGQVESLEKLDISGTAIRQPQSSIFLMKNLRELSCRGCKGSPSSASWFLRFPINLMGWSSDPVALSLPSSLSGLCSLTKLDISDCDLGEGAIPSSIGDLCSLEVLYLSGNSFVTLPASIYRLSNLQWIKLEECKMLQNLPRLPASIHSISLDGCVSLETLSDVLNLNLNKHQIPYIGLRCVDCLKLAGNYDLALSLLKEYIKNSENMSLSDKYIKQSSALWRGFSIVVPGSEIPEWFEYQNNEGSSITISTPPKTYKNSKLVGYAMCCVFHAPKYSPPYYHQLSMQSQPDILGVCIDFFRTHFGQAMSDHLFLRYMKCENISKVEFSSLSGLELKRCGLHPIYVHEGDKFNQTIGPVWRLNEFGHDCSGSTSFTRSLNDDLDRAEGSGSCCRDDAGSTTSSERSFLKRSLEEYVGAAEASGSGCCNDDEEPQPKRFRQLE